In the Leptospira selangorensis genome, one interval contains:
- a CDS encoding tetratricopeptide repeat protein: MENPIRKNRIFLETEEPKPSYYYGDEPEEFRPRRHYNPTAFAWGALAASLLLLIGLAIWYSFFREGKPGFGTGVADGKSPLMPKGSLAQELQRPYLPDGTNNPLLTKCVTLYKQNYRKQSFDYCTEFLTGPATSQEKSLALTVLGVIYDEDGRFPQAIDSLQKAITLDGNNVYAYYNLTLAYAHSGQNSAARSTALKAREIAPNDPRIALMAGNLFNEINDPDAAIDAYKQGLSSSPDDPYLTYNLALSYFKKGEIPQAEEHFKLVVMRARGGKLAALSNSYLGNISYNRGDYVSAEHYFREAATITPNDAKALYNLSIVLKKNGKLEESVKYLELANQAGSNDPELFRSIAEGFEQLNQGEQSINALQKGLKYNPNNLDLLFQLAETYYNKGDLLAAEETYRRIVDSTPGDSFTETALLNLGVVLDQMERYGEAITYLNRVLDLNPKNAKAYYNLGLVYKHTGNGTQAIENFRKASYLDPDDIKPKEALGDYYLENKFYREAIEEYSALFKQKEDYYKVALKLAEAYMGTGESSSAEKILLQVLNRSRNSNEIKQAHKKLALLYNKSKDPDMKNRAKDEAYRSAHMDPEDYEGRLVLSKILLDSNSVLDREKAIEELTSIVRSEVKPKTASTAYNYLGVAFYKNGEYKKAVRSFQNAIDLDPSNTEAYDNKRAATAALEDSSKRDGLF; the protein is encoded by the coding sequence ATGGAAAACCCGATCCGCAAGAACCGAATCTTCCTGGAGACGGAAGAACCTAAACCTTCTTATTATTACGGAGACGAACCGGAAGAGTTTCGTCCCAGACGTCATTATAATCCGACCGCATTTGCTTGGGGAGCCTTAGCTGCGTCTCTTCTTCTTTTGATCGGTCTTGCGATTTGGTATTCTTTTTTCAGAGAAGGTAAACCAGGTTTCGGAACTGGAGTCGCTGACGGCAAATCTCCTTTGATGCCTAAGGGAAGTTTGGCTCAGGAATTACAAAGACCTTATCTCCCTGATGGCACAAACAATCCACTTCTGACTAAATGTGTTACTTTATATAAACAGAATTATAGAAAGCAATCATTCGATTATTGCACGGAGTTTTTGACCGGTCCAGCTACAAGCCAGGAGAAGTCATTGGCCTTAACAGTGCTTGGAGTGATCTACGATGAGGACGGAAGATTTCCTCAAGCGATCGATTCATTGCAGAAGGCAATCACCCTAGATGGGAATAATGTATACGCTTATTATAATTTAACTTTAGCCTATGCTCATAGCGGACAAAATTCTGCTGCAAGAAGTACCGCTTTAAAAGCAAGAGAGATTGCGCCTAATGATCCCCGTATTGCTCTAATGGCCGGGAATCTTTTTAACGAGATCAATGATCCGGATGCAGCAATAGATGCATATAAGCAGGGACTTTCCTCTTCTCCGGATGATCCTTATCTGACTTATAACCTTGCATTAAGTTATTTTAAAAAAGGAGAGATCCCACAGGCGGAAGAACATTTCAAACTTGTGGTGATGAGAGCGAGAGGAGGAAAACTCGCAGCACTTTCTAATTCTTATCTGGGTAATATTTCCTATAATAGAGGGGATTATGTTTCCGCAGAACATTATTTTAGAGAAGCGGCAACTATAACTCCTAACGATGCAAAGGCATTGTATAATCTTTCTATCGTCTTGAAGAAAAACGGTAAGTTAGAAGAGTCCGTAAAATATCTGGAGCTTGCTAACCAAGCCGGTTCCAACGATCCGGAATTATTCCGTTCCATTGCAGAAGGTTTCGAGCAATTGAACCAAGGAGAGCAATCTATCAATGCACTCCAAAAAGGTCTGAAGTATAATCCCAACAATCTGGATTTATTATTCCAACTCGCAGAAACATATTATAATAAAGGGGACCTTCTCGCTGCAGAAGAAACTTACAGAAGGATAGTAGATTCTACTCCTGGAGATAGTTTTACGGAGACAGCATTATTAAACTTAGGCGTTGTTTTAGATCAAATGGAAAGATATGGAGAAGCGATCACCTATCTGAACCGAGTTTTAGATCTAAATCCTAAAAATGCAAAAGCATATTATAATTTAGGTCTTGTTTATAAACATACAGGCAACGGAACCCAAGCAATCGAGAATTTCCGCAAGGCATCTTATTTAGATCCGGACGATATAAAACCTAAGGAAGCCTTGGGCGATTATTATCTGGAAAATAAATTTTATAGAGAAGCTATAGAAGAATATTCCGCACTCTTTAAACAAAAAGAAGATTACTACAAAGTAGCCTTGAAACTTGCAGAAGCATATATGGGCACGGGAGAATCTTCCAGTGCTGAAAAGATCTTATTACAAGTGTTGAACAGATCCAGAAATTCAAATGAGATCAAACAGGCTCATAAGAAGCTCGCACTTCTATATAATAAATCCAAAGATCCCGATATGAAAAATAGAGCGAAAGACGAGGCATATCGTTCCGCTCATATGGATCCGGAAGATTACGAAGGACGTTTGGTTCTTTCTAAAATTCTATTGGATTCCAATTCGGTTTTGGATCGTGAAAAAGCGATCGAGGAATTGACCTCGATCGTAAGATCGGAAGTAAAACCTAAGACTGCATCTACCGCTTATAATTATCTGGGCGTCGCATTTTACAAGAATGGAGAATATAAAAAGGCGGTCCGTTCCTTCCAAAATGCAATAGACTTAGATCCGTCCAATACGGAAGCTTACGATAATAAGCGAGCCGCGACGGCCGCATTGGAGGATTCCTCCAAGAGGGACGGTCTTTTCTGA
- the nusB gene encoding transcription antitermination factor NusB gives MSSSRRKSREIALMALYQLELVNSALSEVLKFRWYDKKIETEERDFAISIINGVVKNAETIDTLIKKYSRNWDFARISPVNKCILRLSIYGLLHSKEIPPRVTIDEAVELTKEFESENSVPFINGILDSILQYETNRYGKPDPQEPNLPGDGRT, from the coding sequence ATGTCTTCTTCCAGAAGGAAGTCCCGCGAAATCGCATTAATGGCTTTATACCAGTTGGAACTGGTGAATTCGGCATTGTCTGAGGTCCTAAAATTCCGTTGGTACGACAAAAAGATAGAAACTGAAGAAAGGGATTTTGCCATTTCTATCATAAATGGTGTTGTGAAAAACGCGGAAACAATCGATACTCTCATCAAGAAGTACTCGAGGAATTGGGATTTTGCTAGAATTTCTCCGGTGAACAAATGTATTCTACGTTTGTCCATTTATGGGTTATTGCATTCCAAGGAAATTCCGCCCAGAGTCACCATCGACGAGGCGGTCGAGTTGACTAAGGAATTTGAAAGCGAGAATTCGGTTCCGTTTATCAACGGGATCTTGGATTCCATCCTTCAGTACGAGACGAACCGATATGGAAAACCCGATCCGCAAGAACCGAATCTTCCTGGAGACGGAAGAACCTAA
- the ribH gene encoding 6,7-dimethyl-8-ribityllumazine synthase: MPQELKAKLDGKGQKHCIVVSRFNEFIVESLLKGSIDGLHATGVEDKDITVVRIPGAYELPIVVSKAAQSKKYDSIICLGAVIRGATAHFDFVAGESAKVGSIGVQHSVPVIFGVLTTDTIEQAIERAGTKAGNKGYEAALTAVEMTNLLKLL; this comes from the coding sequence ATGCCTCAAGAATTGAAAGCCAAGCTGGACGGAAAGGGACAAAAACATTGTATAGTTGTCTCCCGTTTTAACGAATTCATAGTCGAAAGCCTTTTGAAAGGTTCCATAGATGGACTCCATGCAACTGGAGTCGAAGATAAAGATATCACTGTAGTAAGGATCCCGGGAGCATACGAACTTCCGATCGTAGTTTCCAAAGCTGCACAGAGTAAAAAATACGATTCCATCATTTGTTTAGGCGCAGTGATCCGAGGAGCTACTGCTCATTTTGATTTTGTTGCCGGAGAATCTGCAAAAGTAGGTTCTATCGGAGTGCAACACTCAGTGCCTGTGATTTTCGGAGTTTTGACCACAGATACAATCGAGCAAGCCATTGAAAGAGCCGGTACCAAGGCAGGTAATAAGGGCTACGAGGCTGCTTTGACTGCGGTGGAAATGACAAATCTTCTTAAGCTTCTCTAA
- a CDS encoding tetratricopeptide repeat protein, translated as MATGKEASKSKFCIFLILLGVQVFTLSSCETIRSFWKPKDAFIKSLDLPDWVLESSIKLRIFNDSPNVINPEDAMPEDDIASYGNQLRVLLAVSPAAMRDIYEMAGCLDGSDLIKVRGNKMTDSGEDIWFGLCKSGAQDAIVFRVLEMGNNQLYYLYEEELIKTWDESKKNAKTNPDKSMRLATKIIEHEPAHPGARRLLGSLYLKNGYCPGAVRNYRIYLRILPHSAEKSKIDSLLKKSCGDTLVPKKPEPKEFSDELPTIEESAP; from the coding sequence GTGGCAACCGGAAAAGAAGCTTCCAAATCCAAATTCTGCATATTCCTGATCTTATTAGGAGTCCAGGTTTTCACCCTCTCTTCCTGTGAGACCATTCGATCTTTCTGGAAACCAAAAGACGCATTCATAAAAAGTTTAGATCTACCGGATTGGGTGCTTGAATCCTCCATCAAGCTCCGAATATTCAATGATTCTCCCAATGTAATCAATCCGGAAGACGCAATGCCGGAAGATGATATCGCTTCTTACGGAAACCAACTCAGAGTATTACTCGCAGTTTCACCTGCAGCGATGAGAGACATATATGAGATGGCAGGATGTTTGGACGGAAGCGATCTCATCAAGGTCCGCGGAAACAAAATGACGGATAGCGGAGAAGATATTTGGTTCGGACTGTGCAAGAGTGGAGCTCAAGACGCGATCGTATTCAGAGTATTAGAGATGGGAAACAACCAACTCTATTATTTATACGAAGAAGAGCTGATCAAAACCTGGGACGAATCCAAGAAGAATGCAAAAACAAATCCAGATAAATCGATGAGGCTCGCCACAAAGATCATAGAACATGAACCTGCTCATCCAGGTGCCAGACGATTATTGGGAAGTTTATACCTAAAGAACGGATATTGTCCCGGAGCAGTTCGCAATTATAGGATTTATTTGCGGATACTTCCACACTCTGCTGAAAAATCTAAAATAGATTCTCTACTTAAAAAAAGTTGCGGAGACACTTTGGTCCCTAAAAAACCGGAGCCAAAAGAATTTTCAGATGAATTGCCTACGATAGAGGAATCAGCGCCTTAG